CTTTAGAGATTAAATCGAACGACACATTAAATGTCAATTAGGGGGAAAAAGGCTTGGCAGAAAGAACCCAAGGTACCAGCGCCCGATACTTTCTCCGCCAAAAATGTAAAGTATTGCTGAAAACGCGAGGTAGGGACCAAATGGAATCGTGCTCTTTAGCCCACCCTTTCTCCTGACTGCTAAGGCTATACCGACAAGGCTACCGATTATGCTGGAAGCCAGAATCACAAATGGAACGCTTTGCCAACCTAAAACGGCTCCAATCCAACCCATGAGCTTAATATCTCCGCCTCCCATTCCTTCCTCTTTGCGCAAAACCAGGTAGACATAGGCCACAGCCCATAGAAATCCAAATCCCATCCCAAATCCAGCCAAGGATTCATAAAAGCTTCTTTCGGGAGAAATAGCAGCTCCCAAAAGCCCGAGCGCAATTCCAGGCCAAGTAAAAACATCAGGCAAAAGCATATGATCGTAATCAATGAAGGAGACAACGATTAATCCAAGTGAAAATAAAGAATACTCTGCAAGAGTCCAAGAAAATCCTAGACGAAGGTATAAGCTTGCCAAAAGAGCCCCTGAAAGGAACTCGACAAAAGGATATCTGAAGGAGATGGACTGCTTACAACTTCGGCACTTTCCCTTTAGCAACAGCCAGGAGAGAATCGGAACATTGTCTCTCCAAGAAATTGAAACACCACATTTTGGGCAGGCGCTTCCAGGCCAGGCGATATTTTTTTTTATTGGCACTCGGTGGATTAAAACATTCGCAAAGCTCCCAAAAATTGAACCAAACAAAAAAATAGAAACAAAGACTATCCAAGTTTCAGGGCTTGCAAGCTCAGGCAAAATCTTTTCTCCGCAAAATGATCGAAGTGAGTGTCAAAAGAAGAATAAACCAAGAAAGAGAATATCCAAGTGCAGCAATGACCTCAAATCCGCTTATCTTTTCTTGGTATATAACTGCCGAACGCCAATTGAACTTCTCTAGGTTCGGAAGGAAGGAAGAAACCAAATCACTAAATCTAAGAAAGGCTTCGGACTTACTTTTGCCGGCAAAAAAATTCAAATCGTTGAGCCAGTGGCCAATTAAAAAAAATCCAATCGAAGAAGTTACGACCATAGCTGGACTCGCAAAACTGCCAAAAAATATCGTCATCCCCAAGAGAACAAAAGATTCCAAAATAATTCCGAGGAGAGCCGTAAGATATTGAATATCAATGGGAACGCTCAGCCCCAAAAAAACAAAACACAGCATGACGGCCAATCCCATAACAACCGTCAAAGTGACCATTGTGAGCCCCAAACATTTGCCCAAAAGGAATTGAGGGCGCGACAAAGGACGTGCAAGAAGAGTAAAAATAGTTTTCTTGTCCAATTCCTTGGCCACCAAGGTACTTCCAACAAAGATGCTCAGCACGACCATGCTGAGATGAATCGCTGTAAAGCCAAAGTTAGCCGATATTCGGGACTGTTCCGCAAAGCTCAATTGTCCAAGAGCAAGACTCAAACCGATCAACAATACAGCAAAAACCAAAAGACCATACAAAATGCGGTCCCGAATCAACTCAAGGAAGGTGTTTTTAGCCAAAACCCAAACGCTGTTCATGGTGAGTTCTCTCGCATTGCCATACGAACAAAAGCCTCCTCAAGGCTTATCCTTTCCTGCCTCACCTCAAAAATCTGCGCACCCCCTTTGAGCAAATGAGCCAACTTCGATTGAATTTCACTCGGGCTTGATGCAGCGAGAACCTTCTTATGTCCCTGATCAAAATAGGTGATTGTTGCGGCGCTCTCCATACTCCCCAAAAGGGCTTCGGTCTTTCCCTGGTACACAACCTGGCCTGATTTCAAAATTACCAAGTCTTCGCAGAGTCTTTCAGCATCCAATAAATGATGGCTGCTAAAAAATACGGACTTGCCCATTTTGGCTGTATCCTTAATTATCTCGGCCAAGTAATATCGACCATCAGGATCCAGCCCACTCATTGGCTCATCAAGAATGATAAAATCCGGGTCATGAATAAGAGCCTGAGCGACGCCAATTTTTTGCAACATTCCCTTAGAATATTCGCGCAATTTTCGATTTTGTGCATAAGCTAAATCCACCCGCTTCAAAAGACTCTCAATCCTGATTTTTAGATCCTTTGCCTTCAGGTTTGCAGATAATTCACCATAAAAGCGAAGAAACTCAAACCCGGTCAGATAGTTATAGAAATAGGGGTGCTCCGGGAGAAAACCAATCCGTTTTTTTATGTTCTGCGAAATCGGCTGACTGCCAAAATATTCTATCTCTCCTGAATCGGGAAACACGAGGCCAAGAAGACACTTCATGGTCGTTGTTTTACCCGCACCATTTGCGCCGAGAAACCCCGTTATGGTCCCCTCGGCCACGTCAAATGACATTCCCTTTAAAACTTCATGTCTTCGAGGAATGAATCCCTTCTTAAAGGATTTCTTCAAATTTCTCACAGCAACGACTGACATGAAATCATTGGATCACAATCAACTTCAACAAGCAACGGAGGTAATAAGCCAACAAGGCAGAAAAATCCAAGCTGGATCGCACTCAAGTCACTAGAATTCGCTCACCAGGACCTTTGTCGGGAGTGCTTAAACTAAGCTCTGTGGTTTTGGTAAGGAGAAAACATCAAAATCACCCGAGTGGTGTTTCCTAAGAGCGATCAAAAATGCTCTTACCGCGTCACTTTCGGTTATGCACGGAATAGAATAATCAATACAACTGCGCCGAATTCCAAAACTGGTTTCGATGGATGGCCTTCCTGATGTCGTATTGATCACCACCGCCACTTCTCCCGAACGTATGCGATCGACGCAATGAGGCCGGCCCTCTTGAACCTTCTTGACGACAGTAACAGGGAGGCCCAGGGACTTTATGAATGTGGCCGTGCCCGAGGTTGCCGAGAGCGTATAGCCCATGTCACACAAATCACGAATGACAGGAGCGAGTTCCGTCTTATCCTTGTCACGCAAAGATAAGAAAACCTCGCCATCCATTGGGAACGTCATCTGACTTGAAAAAAGAGCCTTAAGGAGCGCTTCTGAATAATCCGCTCCTCTCCCCATGCTTTCCCCCGTTGACTTCATTTCTGGACCCAGAATTGAATCAGCTTCAGCAAACTTTTTAAATGGAAAAACGACTCCCTTCACCGCCACATGCGAGATATCCCTCCAGTTGAAACGCTCAGGTCTTACGCGAGCTCTTTCCCAACCAAGAAGCGCCAGCACGCCAAGGTCCACCAAAGGTATTCCTGTGGCCTTGGCAATAAAAGGAATGCTCCGAGAGGACCTTGGGTTTGCCTCAATCATGAAAATCTCATCGTCTTTGATGGCCAATTGAAGATTCAAAAAACCAATGACTCCAAGACGTTCCGCAAGTTCAAGACTGAGCTGCTCGATCCGTTCCAGAGTATCATCCCGCAACCTTTGAGGAGGAATGACTCCCATACTGTCTCCACTGTGAACTCCAGCCGCCTCAATGTGTTCAACCACACCTCCAATCAAAGACCAGTCCTTGCCCCGCACCAAATCGACATCAACCTCAAGAGCTCGATCAAGAAATTGATCCATGAGACAAGGAATTTTTGATGATATGTAGGCTCCGTGACGAGAGAAATAGGATTTTAGTTCATCCTCTTCTTCGATTATCTCCATCCGTCTACCACCCAACACATAACTCGGACGACAGATGAGAGGATACCCTATCTCCTGCGCCACGCTGAGCGCACCTTCCAGGTCGCTTACCATCGCCGATTTAGGAATTTGAAAGGCAAGTTCTGTACATACCTTCGCAAAAAGGCCCCGATCCTCCGCCAGATCTATCGCCTCCAAGGTCGATCCAAGCAAATGAAATCCATTTTCTACAATCATACGCGCCAGAGAAATCGGAGTCTGTCCGCCCAGTTGACACACGACACCTTTAGGATTCACGTAGCGTAGAATTTCTAGCACATGTTCTTCGTTCAATGGTTCAAAATAAAGCTCATCAGAGGTGTCGT
This region of Bdellovibrionales bacterium genomic DNA includes:
- a CDS encoding ABC transporter ATP-binding protein, with product MSVVAVRNLKKSFKKGFIPRRHEVLKGMSFDVAEGTITGFLGANGAGKTTTMKCLLGLVFPDSGEIEYFGSQPISQNIKKRIGFLPEHPYFYNYLTGFEFLRFYGELSANLKAKDLKIRIESLLKRVDLAYAQNRKLREYSKGMLQKIGVAQALIHDPDFIILDEPMSGLDPDGRYYLAEIIKDTAKMGKSVFFSSHHLLDAERLCEDLVILKSGQVVYQGKTEALLGSMESAATITYFDQGHKKVLAASSPSEIQSKLAHLLKGGAQIFEVRQERISLEEAFVRMAMRENSP
- a CDS encoding ABC transporter permease; translation: MNSVWVLAKNTFLELIRDRILYGLLVFAVLLIGLSLALGQLSFAEQSRISANFGFTAIHLSMVVLSIFVGSTLVAKELDKKTIFTLLARPLSRPQFLLGKCLGLTMVTLTVVMGLAVMLCFVFLGLSVPIDIQYLTALLGIILESFVLLGMTIFFGSFASPAMVVTSSIGFFLIGHWLNDLNFFAGKSKSEAFLRFSDLVSSFLPNLEKFNWRSAVIYQEKISGFEVIAALGYSLSWFILLLTLTSIILRRKDFA
- a CDS encoding prepilin peptidase, giving the protein MVFVSIFLFGSIFGSFANVLIHRVPIKKNIAWPGSACPKCGVSISWRDNVPILSWLLLKGKCRSCKQSISFRYPFVEFLSGALLASLYLRLGFSWTLAEYSLFSLGLIVVSFIDYDHMLLPDVFTWPGIALGLLGAAISPERSFYESLAGFGMGFGFLWAVAYVYLVLRKEEGMGGGDIKLMGWIGAVLGWQSVPFVILASSIIGSLVGIALAVRRKGGLKSTIPFGPYLAFSAILYIFGGESIGRWYLGFFLPSLFPPN